GGCAAGCGCGCCACTCACGATGTTCACAGGCGGCAGCTCTTCACGTCGGCTGCTATGAAGCACGAGGCGAATCGCACGCCCTCAGACCTTGGTCTTGAAATAAGCGATCGTCTTTTTGAGGCCCTCGGCGAGCGGGATGGTGGGTTCCCACTTGAGGTGCTTCTTCGCGAGCGTGATGTCGGGGCGGCGCTGCTTCGGGTCGTCGGAGGGGAGCGGCTTGTGCACGATCTTCGATTTGCTCTGCGTGAGCTGGAGCACCTGCTCCGCGAGCTCGAGCATGGTGAACTCGCCGGGGTTGCCGATGTTCACCGGGCCGACGGTCTCGGTCTGGTTCATCAGGCGCACAAAGCCTTCGATGAGGTCGTCAACGTAGCAGAACGAGCGCGTCTGTTTGCCGTCGCCGTAGATCGTGATGTCTTCGCCTTTCAGCGCCTGCACGATGAAGTTCGAGACGACGCGGCCGTCGTTCGGATGCATGCGCGGGCCATAGGTGTTGAAGATGCGGACGATGCGGATATCGACCTTGTTCTCGCGGTGATAATCGAAGAACAGCGTCTCGGCGACGCGCTTGCCCTCGTCGTAGCACGAGCGGCGTCCGATGGGATTCACGTTGCCCCAATAGCTCTCGGGCTGCGGGTGGACACTCGGGTCGCCGTAGACTTCGGACGTGCTCGCCTGAAAGACGCGCGCCTTCACGCGCTTCGCGAGGCCGAGGCAGTTGATCGCGCCCATCACGGACGTCTTCGTCGTCTTGATGGGGTTGTATTGGTAGTGCGGCGGCGAGGCGGGGCACGCGAGGTTGTAGATCTGGTCGACCTCGAACTTGAACGGGTCGATCACGTCGTGACGGACGAGCTC
This portion of the Candidatus Didemnitutus sp. genome encodes:
- a CDS encoding SDR family oxidoreductase, with protein sequence MRILVTGGAGFLGSHLCDRLLKDDHEVVCLDNFFTGAKANIAHHLGNPHFELVRHDVIDPFKFEVDQIYNLACPASPPHYQYNPIKTTKTSVMGAINCLGLAKRVKARVFQASTSEVYGDPSVHPQPESYWGNVNPIGRRSCYDEGKRVAETLFFDYHRENKVDIRIVRIFNTYGPRMHPNDGRVVSNFIVQALKGEDITIYGDGKQTRSFCYVDDLIEGFVRLMNQTETVGPVNIGNPGEFTMLELAEQVLQLTQSKSKIVHKPLPSDDPKQRRPDITLAKKHLKWEPTIPLAEGLKKTIAYFKTKV